Proteins encoded by one window of Thermodesulfobacteriota bacterium:
- a CDS encoding PilN domain-containing protein — protein sequence MTEGINLIPDEIKRGWRLRRVRFVLGCMALIYLAALAGVYLYQGQRIAGREAELESLEAQRTTLSARNTEYPGLVRQINAVRKKEAALKRRLDIISSLVSGRISWLAVMKVLSLSIPKEVWLRGLATADADGKGGDKEVRFIGTAISNTAVADFVFVIENSPYFHDIGLSYSQKREFKGRALYDFEAVAKLKKVEDIIYD from the coding sequence TTGACCGAAGGAATAAATCTGATACCGGACGAGATAAAGAGGGGGTGGCGCCTCAGGCGGGTGAGGTTCGTGCTCGGCTGTATGGCGCTCATCTACCTCGCCGCCCTTGCCGGGGTTTACCTGTACCAGGGCCAGCGCATAGCCGGGAGAGAAGCCGAACTTGAAAGCCTGGAGGCGCAAAGAACGACCCTCAGCGCGAGGAATACCGAGTACCCCGGGCTCGTAAGGCAGATAAACGCCGTACGGAAGAAGGAGGCGGCCCTGAAGCGCAGGCTCGATATAATATCCTCGCTCGTCTCGGGCCGCATATCGTGGCTCGCCGTCATGAAAGTGCTGAGCCTCAGCATCCCCAAAGAGGTATGGCTCCGGGGGCTTGCCACGGCCGATGCGGACGGGAAGGGGGGCGACAAGGAAGTGCGCTTTATCGGGACCGCGATATCCAACACCGCGGTCGCGGACTTCGTCTTCGTGATCGAGAACTCGCCCTACTTCCATGACATAGGCCTATCCTACTCCCAGAAGAGGGAGTTCAAGGGACGGGCGCTCTACGACTTCGAAGCCGTAGCAAAACTGAAGAAGGTGGAGGACATAATATATGACTGA